The following are encoded in a window of Penaeus vannamei isolate JL-2024 chromosome 17, ASM4276789v1, whole genome shotgun sequence genomic DNA:
- the LOC138864643 gene encoding myosin heavy chain, muscle-like yields MPGHVVKSTGPDPDPTEFLFISAEQRMLDQTKPYDPKKSCWVPDDKEGFVEGLIQGAKGDKLVSVQLKSGEVKDYKTESVVQVNASKYEKCEDVSNLTFLNDASVL; encoded by the exons ATGCCCGGCCACGTCGTGAAGAGCACGGGTCCCGACCCCGACCCCACCGAGTTCCTGTTCATCTCGGCTGAACAGCGAATGCTCGACCAGACCAAGCCTTACGATCCCAAGAAGTCTTGCTGGGTCCCTGACGATAAGGAGGGCTTCGTTGAGGGCTTGATCCAGGGCGCCAAGGGTGACAAACTAGTCAGCGTCCAGCTGAAGAGCGGTGAGGTCAAGGACTACAAGACGGAATCTGTGGTTCAGGTCAACGCTTCCAAGTACGAAAAGTGCGAAGATGTGTCCAACTTGACCTTCCTCAACGATGCTTCTGTCCT CTGA
- the LOC113820830 gene encoding myosin heavy chain, muscle-like, whose amino-acid sequence MRCLPISSPSPTAPAWTCCNMPIFSSSGESGAGKTENTKKVLSYFANVGATTKKKEDENKPNLEDQIVQTNPPLEAYGNAKTTRNDNSSRFGKFIRIHFAPNGKLSGADIEVYLLEKARVVSQAPAERGYHIFYQMMTDQVPYIKKICKLSNDIYDYHYEAQGKVTVPTIDDNEDMEFTHNAFTILNFTDEERDSCYKITAAVMHMGNMKFKQRGREEQAEPDGTEAGEILGELLATDSEELYRNLCKPKIKVGAEFVTQGRNVAQVYYSVSALAKGVFDRLFKWIVKKCNQTLETGMKRAMFIGVLDIAGFEIFDFNGFEQICINFCNEKLQQFFNHHMFVLEQEEYKAEGIDWVFVDFGMDLQACIELFEKKLGLLAILEEESMFPKATDKTFEEKLKANHLGKSPCFIKPKPPKPGQSEGHFAIVHYAGTVTYNLSGWVEKNKDPLNDTVVDQLKKSKMPLLVELFADHPGQSAPAEAKGGMNLGIL is encoded by the exons ATGAGGTGCCTCCCCATCTCTTCGCCATCTCCGACGGCGCCTGCATGGACATGTTGCAAT ATGCCAATTTTTTCTTCCAGTGGTGAGTCTGGCGCCGGCAAGACTGAGAACACGAAGAAGGTGCTGTCCTACTTCGCCAACGTCGGCGCCAccacaaagaagaaggaagatgagaacaaGCCG AACTTGGAGGACCAGATCGTGCAGACAAATCCTCCGCTGGAGGCTTACGGCAACGCCAAGACCACCCGTAACGACAACTCCTCTCGTTTC GGTAAGTTCATCCGCATCCACTTCGCCCCCAACGGCAAGCTCTCCGGTGCTGACATCGAGGTGTACCTGCTGGAGAAGGCTCGCGTGGTGTCCCAGGCCCCTGCCGAGCGTGGCTACCATATCTTCTACCAGATGATGACCGACCAAGTCCCTTACATTAAGA AAATTTGCAAACTCTCAAATGACATTTACGACTACCATTACGAGGCTCAGGGCAAGGTAACTGTGCCTACCATCGATGACAATGAAGACATGGAATTTACTCAT AATGCCTTCACTATTCTGAATTTCACTGACGAGGAGCGTGACAGCTGCTACAAAATCACGGCCGCCGTCATGCACATGGGCAACATGAAGTTCAAGCAGAGAGGTCGCGAGGAGCAGGCTGAGCCCGATGGCACAGAG GCAGGTGAAATCCTTGGTGAACTTCTCGCCACTGACAGTGAGGAGTTATACAGGAATCTGTGCAAGCCCAAGATCAAGGTCGGTGCTGAGTTCGTCACCCAGGGTAGGAATGTCGCCCAGGTCTATTACTCCGTTAGCGCTCTGGCCAAGGGCGTGTTCGATCGTCTCTTCAAGTGGATCGTGAAAAAGTGTAACCAGACCCTGGAGACCGGCATGAAGCGTGCCATGTTCATTGGTGTGCTCGATATTGCCGGCTTCGAGATCTTCGAC ttCAACGGCTTCGAGCAGATCTGTATCAACTTCTGTAACGAGAAGTTGCAGCAGTTCTTCAACCACCACATGTTCGTGCTTGAGCAAGAGGAGTACAAGGCCGAGGGCATTGACTGGGTCTTTGTCGACTTCGGTATGGATCTGCAGGCTTGCATTGAGCTCTTCGAGAAG AAACTTGGCCTCCTCGCCATCCTCGAGGAAGAGTCCATGTTCCCTAAGGCTACTGACAAGACGTTTGAGGAGAAGCTGAAGGCCAACCATCTGGGCAAGTCTCCCTGCTTCATCAAGCCCAAGCCTCCCAAGCCAGGCCAGTCTGAGGGTCACTTCGCCATCGTCCACTACGCCGGCACTGTGACTTACAACCTGAGTGGCTGGGTGGAGAAGAACAAGGATCCCCTCAACGACACCGTCGTGGACCAGCTCAAGAAGTCCAAGATGCCTCTCCTTGTGGAGCTCTTCGCCGATCACCCCGGCCAGTCTGCTCCCGCTGAGGCCAAGGGAGGTATGAATTTAGGAATACTTTAA
- the LOC113815780 gene encoding myosin heavy chain, muscle-like: MPGHVVKSTGPDPDPTEFLFISAEQRMLDQTKPYDPKKSCWVPDDKEGFVEGLIQGAKGDKLVSVQLKSGEVKDFKTETVVQVNPPKYEKCEDVSNLTFLNDASVLYNLKSRYQAKLIYTYSGLFCIAINPYKRYPIYTNRTVKIYQGKRRNEVPPHLFAISDGAYMDMLQSAVNQSMLITGESGAGKTENTKKVLSYFANVGATTKKKDDENKPNLEDQIVQTNPPLEAYGNAKTTRNDNSSRFGKFIRIHFAPNGKLSGADIEVYLLEKARVVSQAPAERGYHIFYQMMTDQVPAIKKMCRLSNDIYDYPYEAQGKVTVPSIDDNEDMEFTHVDKGGRNTKGNTGRETEVPRTSAEMNEDHIGRYMLYMFLCL; this comes from the exons ATGCCCGGCCACGTCGTGAAGAGCACGGGTCCCGACCCCGACCCCACCGAGTTCCTGTTCATCTCGGCTGAACAGCGAATGCTCGACCAGACCAAGCCTTACGATCCCAAGAAGTCTTGCTGGGTCCCTGACGATAAGGAGGGCTTCGTTGAGGGCTTGATCCAGGGCGCCAAGGGTGACAAACTAGTCAGCGTCCAACTGAAGAGCGGTGAGGTCAAGGACTTCAAGACGGAAACTGTGGTTCAGGTCAACCCTCCCAAGTATGAAAAGTGCGAAGATGTGTCCAACTTGACCTTCCTCAACGATGCTTCTGTCCTGTACAACTTGAAGAGCCGTTACCAGGCCAAGCTGATCTACACCTACTCTGGCCTCTTCTGCATTGCCATCAACCCCTACAAGCGTTACCCCATCTACACCAACCGCACCGTCAAGATCTACCAGGGCAAGAGGCGCAATGAGGTGCCTCCCCATCTCTTCGCCATCTCCGACGGCGCTTACATGGACATGTTGCAAT CTGCCGTGAATCAGTCTATGCTTATCAC TGGCGAGTCTGGCGCCGGAAAGACAGAGAACACGAAGAAGGTGTTGTCTTACTTCGCCAACGTCGGCGCCACCACCAAGAAGAAGGACGACGAGAACAAGCCG AACTTGGAGGACCAGATCGTGCAGACCAACCCTCCGCTGGAGGCTTACGGCAACGCCAAGACCACCCGTAACGACAACTCCTCTCGCTTC GGTAAGTTCATCCGCATCCACTTCGCCCCCAACGGCAAGCTCTCCGGTGCTGACATCGAGGTGTACCTGCTGGAGAAGGCTCGCGTGGTGTCCCAGGCCCCTGCCGAGCGTGGCTACCATATCTTCTACCAGATGATGACCGACCAAGTCCCTGCCATTAAAA AAATGTGCAGACTCTCCAATGATATCTACGACTACCCTTACGAGGCTCAGGGCAAGGTCACTGTGCCTTCCATCGACGACAACGAAGACATGGAATTCACTCAT GTCGACAAAGGTGGTAGAAATACCAAAGGAAATACAGGAAGGGAGACTGAGGTGCCACGGACATCTGCTGAGATGAACGAAGACCATATTGGaagatatatgttgtatatgtttctgtgtctttag